One genomic segment of Nonomuraea coxensis DSM 45129 includes these proteins:
- a CDS encoding MFS transporter — translation MSITHPLPAPPRLLTGRHRVVLAVLLVAQFMLAVDFSILNVALPAIGDDLGFSLGGLQWVATAFALCAAGFTLFFGRIGDLLGRRRIFLGSLTILGVASLVGGLAPTPEILVAARVAQGLATAAATPSGLALLTTSFPEGPLRQKALGLNGALMSAGFTAGAVLGGVLTDVLSWRWAFFVNVPVALAVLAVAPAVIAESRPADRPRLDLPGALSVTLGLLGVVYGLTQAGEHGWTDPRAVAGLLAGAALLVLFLLVERRAAQPLVPLRVLARPAVAWGNLIGLLAFVTETSLVYLLTLYLQKTLGFSALAAGLSFGVLGLGTVAGGLLAPKAIARTSTTAVLVGGGLLQTVSTAALLALGDTAATMALLLPATFLGGVGNMLVIVGFMVTATTGLPDHQQGLATGLASMSQQVGITMGTPIMSAIVTAVTGGAVSAGAIRHGVVVAVAVNAALVLLGVLVAAVFLRAPRERRITT, via the coding sequence ATGTCCATCACCCATCCCCTCCCGGCACCCCCACGCCTCCTGACCGGCCGCCACCGGGTCGTCCTCGCGGTGCTCCTGGTCGCCCAGTTCATGCTGGCCGTCGACTTCTCCATCCTGAACGTGGCCCTCCCCGCCATCGGCGACGACCTGGGCTTCTCCCTGGGCGGCCTGCAGTGGGTCGCCACCGCCTTCGCCCTGTGCGCGGCCGGGTTCACCCTCTTCTTCGGCCGCATCGGCGACCTCCTCGGCCGCAGGCGCATCTTCCTCGGCAGCCTCACAATCCTCGGCGTGGCCTCGCTCGTGGGCGGGCTCGCCCCGACGCCCGAGATCCTCGTCGCCGCCCGGGTCGCCCAAGGGCTCGCGACCGCCGCCGCCACCCCCTCCGGGCTGGCCCTGCTGACCACGTCCTTCCCCGAAGGGCCGCTGCGGCAGAAGGCGCTCGGGCTCAACGGCGCCCTCATGTCCGCCGGATTCACCGCCGGGGCCGTGCTCGGCGGCGTGCTCACCGACGTGCTTTCCTGGCGCTGGGCGTTCTTCGTGAACGTGCCCGTCGCGCTCGCCGTGCTCGCCGTCGCGCCCGCCGTCATCGCCGAGTCCCGGCCCGCCGACCGGCCGCGGCTCGACCTGCCCGGCGCGCTGAGCGTCACCCTCGGCCTGCTCGGCGTCGTCTACGGGCTCACCCAGGCCGGCGAGCACGGCTGGACGGACCCGCGCGCGGTGGCGGGGCTGCTCGCCGGGGCGGCCCTGCTCGTCCTCTTCCTCCTCGTCGAACGCCGGGCCGCCCAGCCCCTCGTCCCGCTGCGGGTGCTGGCCAGGCCGGCCGTGGCCTGGGGCAACCTGATCGGGCTGCTCGCGTTCGTCACCGAGACGTCCCTGGTGTACCTGCTCACGCTCTACCTGCAGAAGACCCTCGGCTTCTCGGCCCTCGCGGCCGGGCTCTCCTTCGGCGTCCTCGGGCTCGGCACCGTCGCCGGCGGCCTGCTCGCGCCGAAGGCCATCGCCCGCACCTCCACCACCGCCGTGCTGGTCGGCGGCGGGCTGCTCCAGACCGTCAGCACCGCCGCCCTGCTGGCGCTCGGCGACACGGCGGCGACCATGGCGCTGCTGCTGCCCGCCACGTTCCTCGGCGGAGTGGGCAACATGCTGGTCATCGTCGGGTTCATGGTCACCGCCACCACGGGACTGCCCGACCACCAGCAGGGCCTCGCCACCGGGCTCGCGTCGATGTCCCAGCAGGTCGGCATCACCATGGGGACGCCGATCATGTCCGCGATCGTCACCGCCGTGACCGGCGGCGCGGTCTCGGCCGGCGCGATCCGGCACGGCGTCGTCGTCGCCGTCGCCGTCAACGCCGCCCTCGTCCTGCTCGGCGTCCTCGTCGCCGCCGTCTTCCTGCGCGCGCCCCGTGAGCGGCGAATCACGACATAA
- a CDS encoding GNAT family N-acetyltransferase has translation MIGHHQEKEQMVTIEWAPLSAADLPAIADLARRCLAHDGGLPATTSPSFLERRYAAGPGVGAYAGGRLVACAAARPAGQATAVTGLVDPAHRGRGLGSGLLDRLADGPVRLETESLTPEADALFRARGFRRTFAEDVLRRDLARPLPDAPLPRELAVEEWSPATEELFHAAYSASFADRPGFPGWSRQEWVDWLVDDEFLPGCSLVARTADGAAAGFVACAEGFLIQVGAVPSWRRRGLARALAVAALGRMRAAGATEVFLDVNENNPASAALFRGLGFEPVARRARYES, from the coding sequence ATGATCGGCCACCACCAGGAGAAGGAGCAGATGGTGACCATCGAGTGGGCCCCCCTGTCCGCCGCCGACCTGCCGGCGATCGCCGACCTCGCCCGGCGGTGCCTCGCGCACGACGGCGGACTCCCCGCGACGACGTCCCCGTCCTTCCTGGAACGCAGGTACGCCGCCGGACCCGGCGTGGGCGCCTACGCCGGCGGCCGCCTGGTCGCCTGCGCGGCCGCCCGCCCCGCCGGGCAGGCGACGGCCGTGACCGGCCTCGTCGATCCGGCACACCGGGGGCGGGGCCTCGGGTCGGGCCTGCTGGACCGGCTCGCCGACGGCCCCGTACGGCTGGAGACCGAGTCGCTGACGCCCGAGGCCGACGCGCTCTTCCGCGCCCGCGGCTTCCGGCGGACGTTCGCCGAGGACGTCCTCCGCCGCGACCTGGCCCGGCCGCTGCCGGACGCGCCGCTGCCGCGGGAGCTGGCCGTCGAGGAGTGGTCGCCCGCCACCGAGGAGCTGTTCCACGCGGCCTACTCCGCGTCGTTCGCCGACCGGCCCGGCTTCCCCGGCTGGTCCCGGCAGGAGTGGGTGGACTGGCTGGTGGACGACGAGTTCCTGCCCGGCTGCTCCCTGGTCGCCCGTACGGCGGACGGCGCCGCCGCCGGGTTCGTCGCGTGCGCCGAGGGCTTCCTCATCCAGGTCGGCGCCGTGCCCTCCTGGCGGCGGCGCGGCCTGGCGCGGGCGCTCGCCGTCGCCGCCCTCGGCCGGATGCGCGCGGCCGGCGCCACGGAGGTCTTCCTGGACGTCAACGAGAACAACCCGGCCTCGGCCGCGCTCTTCCGCGGGCTCGGATTCGAGCCGGTCGCCCGCCGGGCCCGCTACGAGAGCTGA
- the fdhA gene encoding formaldehyde dehydrogenase, glutathione-independent: protein MPGNKGVKYEGPGKVEVHEIDYPEFTLQDGPGVNPGNVGRKLPHAAILKSVATNICGSDQHMVRGRTTAPPGLVLGHEITGEVVETGPDVEFIKNGDLVSVPFNIACGRCRNCKEGKTGICENVNPDRPGSAYGYVDMGGWVGGQAQYVLVPYADWNLLKFPDKDRAMEKILDLAMLSDIFPTGFHGCVTAGVGPGSTVYVAGAGPVGLAAATSAFLLGAAVVIVADLNEQRLAQARSFGCETVDVTKGDPRDQIEQILGVPEVDCGVDAVGFEARGHGREAESERPATVLNTLMDVTRAGGALGIPGLYVTGDPGAADEAARQGSLSIRIGLGWAKSHSLATGQCPVMRYNRQLMQAILHDRVQIAKAVNATPIPLEEAPRGYHEFDEGAARKYVLDPNGMLPKAA from the coding sequence ATGCCTGGCAACAAAGGCGTCAAGTACGAAGGCCCAGGCAAGGTCGAGGTCCACGAGATCGACTATCCGGAATTCACGCTGCAGGACGGCCCCGGCGTGAACCCCGGCAACGTAGGCCGCAAACTGCCGCACGCCGCGATACTCAAGTCGGTCGCCACCAACATCTGCGGCAGCGACCAGCACATGGTGCGAGGTCGCACCACGGCGCCGCCCGGCCTCGTCCTAGGGCACGAGATCACCGGTGAGGTCGTCGAGACCGGCCCCGACGTGGAGTTCATCAAGAACGGTGACCTGGTGTCCGTGCCGTTCAACATCGCCTGCGGGCGCTGTCGCAACTGCAAGGAGGGCAAGACCGGCATCTGCGAGAACGTCAACCCCGACCGGCCCGGCTCGGCGTACGGTTACGTCGACATGGGCGGCTGGGTGGGCGGGCAGGCCCAGTACGTCCTCGTCCCGTACGCGGACTGGAACCTGCTCAAGTTTCCCGACAAGGACCGGGCGATGGAGAAGATCCTCGACCTGGCCATGCTCTCCGACATCTTCCCGACCGGTTTCCACGGCTGCGTGACCGCCGGGGTGGGGCCGGGTTCGACGGTCTACGTCGCCGGCGCGGGCCCGGTCGGGCTGGCCGCCGCGACGTCGGCGTTCCTGCTCGGGGCCGCCGTGGTCATCGTCGCCGACCTGAACGAGCAGCGCCTCGCCCAGGCCCGCAGCTTCGGCTGCGAGACCGTGGACGTCACGAAGGGCGACCCGAGGGACCAGATCGAGCAGATACTAGGCGTGCCGGAGGTGGACTGCGGCGTGGACGCGGTCGGCTTCGAGGCGCGCGGCCACGGCCGCGAGGCGGAGTCGGAGCGTCCCGCCACCGTGCTCAACACGCTCATGGACGTCACCAGGGCGGGCGGCGCGCTCGGCATTCCCGGCCTGTACGTGACGGGCGACCCGGGCGCCGCCGACGAGGCGGCCCGGCAGGGGTCGTTGTCCATCCGCATCGGCCTGGGCTGGGCGAAGTCGCACAGCCTCGCCACCGGGCAGTGCCCCGTCATGCGCTACAACCGCCAGCTCATGCAGGCGATCCTGCACGACCGGGTGCAGATCGCGAAGGCGGTCAACGCCACGCCGATCCCGCTGGAGGAGGCGCCGCGCGGATACCACGAGTTCGACGAGGGCGCGGCACGCAAGTACGTCCTCGACCCGAACGGCATGCTGCCCAAGGCGGCGTGA
- a CDS encoding sensor histidine kinase, producing the protein MPETRGRWALPDTIAPGWLVVQVFGTLIVAATLLTAREGTPLVWVLYGTAAGCWLAFVALDPRRPAPAAAFLAAATLVSAAALGPAADSSAVILTCIFLARFAALAAPPVTVIMVTTGVAIVLAILGQDTLADASEQAVLLLAVALIGVNHRQHVVQARQAELLLEQTRRTLAVQARAAALHERTRIAREIHDVLAHSLGALGVQLELAQAVLEERRDVPGAIDTIARARRLAGEGLAEARNAVAALRQDVPTLSDALGGLARTHEDDHRSPVRFERSGPPRPLSSAATVSLLATAREALTNAAKHAPGAPVHLELAFTADRVRLRVANALTGGPPGTPGFGLTGMRERLALAGGALTCGREGERWLVTAEVRE; encoded by the coding sequence ATGCCCGAGACCCGCGGAAGGTGGGCGCTGCCCGACACCATCGCGCCCGGCTGGCTGGTCGTGCAGGTGTTCGGCACGCTCATCGTGGCCGCCACCCTGCTCACAGCGCGCGAGGGGACGCCCCTGGTCTGGGTCCTGTACGGGACCGCGGCCGGCTGCTGGCTGGCGTTCGTGGCGCTCGACCCGCGACGCCCCGCGCCGGCGGCGGCGTTCCTGGCGGCGGCCACGCTGGTGTCGGCGGCGGCGCTCGGCCCGGCAGCCGACAGCTCCGCCGTCATCCTGACCTGCATCTTCCTGGCCAGGTTCGCCGCACTCGCGGCGCCGCCGGTGACCGTGATCATGGTGACGACCGGCGTCGCCATCGTGCTGGCGATCCTCGGCCAGGACACGCTCGCCGACGCCTCCGAGCAGGCGGTGCTGCTGCTCGCGGTGGCGCTCATCGGCGTCAACCACCGCCAGCACGTCGTCCAGGCCCGCCAGGCGGAGCTGCTGCTCGAACAGACCCGCCGCACGCTTGCCGTCCAAGCCCGCGCGGCGGCGCTCCACGAGCGCACCAGGATCGCCCGCGAGATCCACGACGTGCTGGCCCACTCGCTCGGCGCGCTCGGCGTCCAGCTCGAGCTCGCGCAGGCCGTGCTGGAGGAGCGCCGCGACGTCCCGGGAGCGATCGACACGATCGCCCGCGCCCGCAGACTGGCCGGTGAAGGGCTGGCCGAGGCCCGCAACGCGGTCGCGGCGCTGCGCCAGGACGTCCCCACGCTGTCCGACGCGCTCGGCGGGCTCGCCAGGACCCACGAGGACGACCACCGTTCCCCCGTACGCTTCGAGCGGAGCGGCCCGCCCCGGCCGCTGTCGTCGGCCGCGACCGTGTCGCTGCTCGCCACCGCGCGCGAGGCCCTGACGAACGCGGCCAAACACGCGCCCGGCGCCCCCGTCCACCTGGAGCTGGCCTTCACCGCCGACCGGGTGCGCCTCCGCGTCGCCAACGCGCTCACCGGTGGCCCGCCAGGGACGCCGGGGTTCGGCCTCACCGGGATGCGGGAACGCCTGGCGCTGGCCGGCGGCGCACTGACCTGCGGCCGGGAGGGGGAGCGGTGGCTGGTGACGGCCGAGGTGCGGGAATGA
- a CDS encoding response regulator, with amino-acid sequence MITVAVVDDQQLIREGLAALLGLLGDVEVVGTAADGQAALHLLADRPADVVLMDLRMPVMDGVEATRRITREHPGTAVVVLTTYTDDESIVQALKAGARGYLTKDAGRAEIGAALRSAATGQSTFDARVSARLVAALDEPPPRARAALPDGLTAREAEVLALIARGLTNQEIAGTLFIGEATVKTHINNAFAKIGVRNRVEAARYAGEHGL; translated from the coding sequence ATGATCACGGTGGCCGTGGTGGACGACCAGCAGCTCATCCGCGAAGGGCTGGCCGCCCTGCTCGGGCTGCTCGGCGACGTGGAGGTGGTGGGCACCGCGGCGGACGGCCAGGCGGCGCTCCACCTGCTCGCCGACCGGCCCGCGGACGTCGTCCTGATGGACCTGCGCATGCCCGTGATGGACGGCGTCGAGGCCACCCGCAGGATCACCCGGGAGCATCCGGGCACCGCGGTCGTCGTCCTGACCACGTACACCGACGACGAGTCCATCGTCCAGGCGCTCAAGGCGGGCGCGCGCGGCTACCTCACCAAGGACGCCGGTCGCGCCGAGATAGGGGCGGCGCTCCGCTCGGCCGCCACGGGCCAGTCCACGTTCGACGCCAGGGTGTCCGCCCGCCTGGTGGCCGCCCTGGACGAGCCGCCCCCGCGTGCCCGCGCCGCGCTGCCCGACGGGCTGACCGCCCGCGAGGCCGAGGTGCTCGCACTGATCGCCCGTGGCCTGACCAACCAGGAGATCGCCGGGACGCTGTTCATCGGCGAGGCCACGGTGAAGACGCACATCAACAACGCCTTCGCCAAGATCGGCGTACGCAACCGCGTCGAGGCCGCCCGCTACGCCGGCGAGCACGGTCTCTGA
- a CDS encoding BTAD domain-containing putative transcriptional regulator, whose amino-acid sequence MRVGLLGPFEVRGGDGGVVEVPGVRLRALLAALALEPGRVVGRARLVDWIWGERPPSDEVNALQALVSRLRRVLPDGVVEADAGGYRLAVEAEAVDVCRFERLVGQARGAEPAARAEALRSALALWRGGAMEGIALRDSDLFDAAVARLEEVRVAALGERVEADLRLGRGAELVSELTDLVATYPLREGFVAALMRALAEAGRGNEALTVYQRTRERLADELGADPSAELSALHTALLRGELGGARADSRRTNLRAELTSYVGKDDDLAAVAGLTARHRLVTLTGPGGSGKTRLATETARAALAGLPDGAWLVELASVRAGGDLAQAALTAIGLRDQALLGGARAGEPMDRLVVALRERAILLVLDNCEHVIEAAAAFADRLLGECRGLRILATSREPLGITGEVLWQVEPLALPADPAGAGSSPAVRLLRERAGLVRQDLGGEPRTLAAMARIYRALDGIPLAIELAAARLRTMSVEQLAHRLDDRFRLLTGGSRTALPRHRTLRAVVDWSWDLLTEAERGVLRRLSVFAGGASLDAAEAVCGAGLGGDQVLDLLTALVEKSLLLADAGSGGTPRYRMLGTISEYAAHRLAEAGEDEAARRAHLAYFTELAATADPHLRGAGQLEWLSRLDAERDNISAALRGAIAEGWAEEAMRLVGAVGWYWFLRGHRVEAIELSIAAASLPGEVPDDVRALAYTIVAFFMTSGPYRDQFQAREWIQEAHRLSRHGYRNPLIGFVEPLERLVREPAGFLSAFEPLIGDDDPWVRAQARLSRGRLRLTVGGDETDVDTDFETSLAEFRALGDRWGISLARTYLGDRLALRGELGRACEHYGEAAAALEEVGAPEDVIVLRARQAQLRWLLGDERAGAEAMADAERRAGGLAWPGVLADLALAKAQLARWRGEPDQARRELAAVGGAGADAEVAVSFRALAMDLYGYLAEDLEEARAYRREAFEAAAEASYPPLIAAVLVGIADLALRQGRHEEAARLLAASEAVRGTPDHSQPDAARIAADVRGRLGEAGFAEAAREGRLRDWRELAELALAP is encoded by the coding sequence GTGCGCGTCGGATTGTTGGGGCCGTTCGAGGTCAGGGGCGGCGACGGGGGCGTGGTGGAGGTCCCCGGGGTTCGGTTGCGCGCGTTGCTGGCGGCGCTCGCGCTCGAACCCGGGAGGGTCGTCGGGCGGGCGAGGCTGGTCGACTGGATCTGGGGGGAGCGGCCGCCCTCGGACGAGGTCAACGCCCTGCAGGCGCTGGTGTCGCGGTTGCGCAGGGTGTTGCCGGACGGCGTGGTCGAGGCGGACGCCGGTGGTTATCGGCTGGCCGTGGAGGCCGAGGCTGTGGACGTGTGCCGGTTCGAGCGGCTGGTCGGGCAGGCGCGGGGCGCTGAGCCGGCGGCGCGGGCGGAGGCGCTGCGTTCGGCGCTCGCGTTGTGGCGTGGCGGGGCCATGGAGGGGATCGCGTTACGCGACAGCGATCTGTTCGACGCCGCCGTCGCGCGGCTGGAGGAGGTGCGCGTCGCGGCGCTCGGCGAGCGGGTGGAGGCGGACCTCCGGCTCGGGCGTGGCGCGGAGCTGGTGTCCGAGCTGACCGACCTGGTCGCCACATATCCGTTGCGCGAGGGGTTCGTGGCGGCGTTGATGCGGGCGCTCGCCGAGGCGGGGCGCGGCAACGAGGCGCTGACCGTCTACCAGCGAACCCGCGAGCGGCTCGCCGACGAGCTGGGCGCCGATCCGTCGGCCGAGCTCTCCGCCCTGCACACCGCGCTGCTGCGGGGCGAGCTGGGCGGTGCGCGGGCGGACAGCCGCAGGACGAACCTGCGCGCCGAGCTGACGAGCTACGTCGGCAAGGACGACGACCTCGCCGCGGTGGCCGGGCTGACCGCCCGGCACCGGCTGGTCACGCTGACGGGGCCGGGCGGCTCCGGCAAGACCAGGCTGGCCACGGAGACCGCGCGGGCCGCGCTCGCCGGGCTGCCGGACGGCGCGTGGCTGGTCGAGCTGGCCTCGGTACGGGCGGGCGGCGACCTCGCCCAGGCCGCGCTCACCGCGATCGGCCTGCGTGACCAGGCTCTGCTCGGCGGGGCGCGGGCCGGGGAGCCGATGGACCGGCTCGTCGTCGCGCTGCGGGAGCGGGCGATCCTGCTCGTCCTGGACAACTGCGAGCACGTGATCGAGGCGGCCGCGGCGTTCGCTGACCGGCTGCTGGGCGAGTGCCGGGGGCTGCGGATCCTCGCCACGAGCAGGGAGCCGCTCGGCATCACCGGGGAGGTGCTGTGGCAGGTCGAGCCGCTGGCGCTGCCCGCGGACCCCGCCGGGGCCGGCTCCTCGCCCGCGGTGCGGCTGCTGCGGGAGCGGGCCGGGCTGGTACGCCAGGACCTCGGCGGCGAACCGCGCACGCTGGCGGCGATGGCGCGGATCTACCGGGCGCTCGACGGCATACCGCTGGCGATCGAGCTTGCGGCGGCACGGCTGCGCACCATGTCCGTCGAGCAGCTCGCGCACCGGCTGGACGACCGGTTCCGCCTGCTGACCGGCGGCAGCCGTACGGCGTTGCCCCGGCACCGGACTCTGCGCGCGGTCGTGGACTGGAGCTGGGACCTGCTGACCGAGGCCGAGCGCGGGGTGCTGCGGCGGCTCTCGGTGTTCGCCGGCGGGGCGAGCCTGGACGCGGCCGAGGCCGTGTGCGGCGCTGGACTCGGGGGTGATCAGGTGCTGGACCTGCTGACCGCGCTCGTGGAGAAGTCGCTGCTGCTCGCCGACGCGGGCTCCGGGGGCACGCCGCGCTACCGGATGCTCGGCACCATCAGCGAGTACGCGGCCCACCGGCTCGCCGAGGCCGGCGAGGACGAGGCGGCGCGGCGGGCGCATCTCGCGTACTTCACCGAGCTGGCCGCGACCGCCGACCCGCACCTGCGCGGCGCCGGGCAGCTGGAGTGGTTGTCCCGGCTGGACGCCGAACGCGACAACATCAGCGCGGCCCTGCGCGGGGCGATCGCCGAGGGCTGGGCCGAGGAGGCGATGCGGCTGGTCGGGGCCGTCGGCTGGTACTGGTTCCTGCGGGGGCACCGGGTGGAGGCCATCGAGCTGAGCATCGCGGCGGCCTCCCTGCCCGGCGAGGTGCCGGACGACGTGCGGGCGCTGGCGTACACGATCGTGGCGTTCTTCATGACCTCAGGGCCCTACCGCGACCAGTTCCAGGCGCGGGAGTGGATCCAGGAGGCGCACCGGCTCAGCCGCCACGGCTACCGCAACCCGCTGATCGGGTTCGTCGAGCCGCTGGAGCGGCTGGTGCGGGAGCCGGCGGGGTTCCTGTCCGCGTTCGAGCCGCTGATCGGCGACGACGACCCGTGGGTACGCGCGCAGGCGCGGCTCTCGCGCGGCCGGCTGCGGCTCACGGTCGGCGGCGACGAGACCGACGTGGACACCGACTTCGAGACCTCCCTCGCCGAGTTCCGCGCGCTCGGCGACCGGTGGGGGATCTCGCTGGCGCGGACCTACCTGGGCGACCGGCTCGCCCTGCGCGGTGAGCTCGGCCGCGCGTGCGAGCACTACGGGGAGGCGGCCGCGGCGCTGGAGGAGGTGGGCGCGCCCGAGGACGTGATCGTCCTGCGGGCGCGGCAGGCGCAGCTCCGCTGGCTGCTCGGCGACGAACGGGCCGGCGCGGAGGCGATGGCCGACGCGGAGCGGCGCGCGGGCGGGCTCGCCTGGCCGGGGGTGCTCGCCGACCTGGCGCTCGCCAAGGCGCAGCTGGCCCGCTGGCGCGGCGAGCCGGACCAGGCGCGCCGGGAGCTGGCCGCCGTGGGGGGCGCGGGTGCCGACGCGGAGGTCGCCGTCTCCTTCCGTGCCTTGGCCATGGATCTGTACGGCTACCTCGCCGAGGATCTGGAGGAGGCGCGCGCGTACCGCCGTGAGGCGTTCGAGGCGGCAGCCGAGGCGTCGTACCCGCCGCTGATCGCCGCGGTGCTGGTCGGGATCGCGGATCTCGCGCTGCGCCAGGGGCGGCACGAGGAGGCCGCGCGGCTGCTCGCGGCGAGCGAGGCCGTGCGCGGCACGCCGGACCACTCGCAGCCGGACGCCGCGAGGATCGCCGCGGACGTACGGGGCCGCCTCGGGGAGGCGGGGTTCGCCGAGGCGGCCCGCGAGGGCCGGCTGCGGGACTGGCGGGAGCTGGCGGAGCTCGCCCTCGCTCCGTGA
- a CDS encoding IS3 family transposase yields the protein METAVGTTKACEVLGKARASLYRQRNPKPRRQGPRRPFHHPAELSEEERAQVLAVLDSSRFADKSAGQVWAILLDEGTYLCSQATMYRLLRERGQSGERRAQATHPAKKKPELEADGPNQVWSWDITKLKGPARGVHYLLYVILDIFSRKVIWWEIWPTENGTLAKEFIERAIERNGGIAPDAIHADRGTSMTSNTVTGLLAQLGIDQSHSRPRVSNDNPYSEAQFKTLKYCPAFPGRFGSIEDARIFCEQFFDYYNNEHRHSGIAMHTPASVHDGTAVKIHAQRVATLNAAFLARPERFRGRRPYPPSLPARVWINRPPTTLQSDASPQTTQVA from the coding sequence ATGGAGACGGCCGTCGGCACGACCAAGGCGTGCGAGGTACTCGGCAAGGCCCGCGCCAGCCTGTACCGGCAGCGAAATCCGAAGCCGCGCAGGCAAGGTCCGCGCCGGCCGTTTCATCACCCGGCGGAGTTGTCCGAGGAGGAACGGGCGCAGGTGCTGGCGGTGCTGGACTCGTCCCGGTTCGCCGACAAGTCGGCGGGCCAGGTATGGGCGATCCTGCTGGATGAGGGCACCTACCTGTGCTCGCAGGCCACCATGTACCGGTTGCTGCGCGAGCGCGGCCAGTCCGGCGAGCGGCGCGCGCAGGCCACCCATCCGGCGAAGAAGAAGCCCGAACTGGAGGCCGACGGACCGAATCAAGTATGGAGCTGGGATATCACGAAACTGAAAGGCCCGGCGCGCGGCGTCCACTACCTTCTCTACGTCATCCTCGACATTTTCTCCCGCAAGGTCATCTGGTGGGAGATCTGGCCGACCGAGAACGGCACTCTGGCCAAGGAGTTCATCGAGCGCGCCATCGAGCGCAACGGCGGGATCGCACCTGACGCGATCCACGCCGATCGCGGCACGTCGATGACGTCGAACACCGTCACTGGCCTGCTCGCGCAGCTCGGGATCGATCAGTCGCATTCACGGCCGCGCGTGTCCAACGACAACCCCTACTCGGAGGCGCAGTTCAAGACACTCAAATATTGCCCGGCGTTTCCCGGGAGGTTCGGCTCGATCGAAGACGCCCGTATCTTCTGTGAGCAGTTCTTTGATTATTACAACAACGAGCATCGTCATTCGGGTATCGCGATGCACACTCCCGCGTCCGTGCACGACGGCACCGCCGTCAAGATCCACGCCCAGCGGGTCGCCACGCTGAACGCGGCCTTCCTGGCCCGCCCCGAGCGGTTCCGCGGCCGGCGCCCCTACCCGCCGTCGCTGCCGGCCAGAGTGTGGATCAACAGGCCACCTACGACCCTCCAGAGCGACGCTTCACCTCAAACCACACAAGTAGCCTGA